One Pseudomonas sp. FP1742 genomic window carries:
- the yidD gene encoding membrane protein insertion efficiency factor YidD: MRKLALVPIQFYRYAISPLMANHCRFYPSCSCYALEAIENHGLLRGGWLTFRRLGRCHPWNPGGYDPVPSIPTSRSSSMAE; encoded by the coding sequence ATGCGTAAACTGGCACTCGTTCCGATCCAGTTTTATCGCTATGCCATTAGTCCCCTGATGGCCAATCACTGTCGTTTCTACCCCAGTTGTTCCTGCTACGCGTTAGAAGCCATAGAAAATCATGGCCTTCTGCGCGGTGGCTGGCTGACCTTTCGTCGTTTAGGTCGCTGTCATCCGTGGAATCCCGGTGGTTATGACCCGGTTCCATCTATCCCTACCTCCCGTTCTTCTTCGATGGCCGAGTAA